Below is a genomic region from Eulemur rufifrons isolate Redbay chromosome 24, OSU_ERuf_1, whole genome shotgun sequence.
ATGGATGTGCTGAAAagggaacactcctacactgttgatgggaatgtaaattagtacaaactctatggaaagcagcgtggagattcttcaaagaactggaaatagacctaccattctatccagcaatcccactactgggtattcacccaaaggaaaagaagtcattatgtcaaaaagaaacgtgcacttgaatgtttatcacagcccagttcacaattgcaaagaaatgTAAGcatcctaagtgcccatcaattgataagtggataaagaaaatatggtatataagCCACGGAATACTTCTCAttcatgaaaaggaataaaataatgtctttggcAGCAACTTGGTTAGATatggagaccactatcctaagtgaagtgtctcaggaatggaaaaacaagcaccacatgttctcacttataagctaaacaatgggtatataTGATCATAAAGTGGTTTAATGGACACAGGATAAAAAATTACTTGTTGGGTACAGTGTATGCTATTCTGGTGGTGGGTACACTAACaggcctgacttcagcattatacattTCTACCATGTAATTAAAAACACTTGTATCAtgtaaatctattgaaattaaaataaaatataataaaataaatttcataaaaacagGGAGCAACATGAGACGAGTGTGCACAGAAAATGAGGAGTAGAAATGAGTTACACACAAGACGTGCTGCACAGTGATTCCCTAGCTTGCCCCAGTGCGCAGGTGCAGGTCCCTCCTTAGTCTCAGGGGCGCACTGAACACAGAGGCCACCAGGGGCACACAGGAGGGGCCGTGCCCAGCGGTACCCACAGCCTGGGGAGCCTCTCTCTGAGGGAGCGTGTCTGGTGTGGGCCCCACCCTCACCACAGTGAGATCCCACCCAGACCTGAGAGGCTGCTGTTCTGAGAGGGATCAGAGACCCCGaatgtgggggtgaggggctcCATCCTCGGGGTCTTTTGGGAATTAGAAATAGGGGTACCAAGTTGTCTTCTAACAGACCCAGCCTGTCCTCCTTCTCCATCTGCCCCAGCATCTTCCCTGTCTCCAAGTCAGGCCTGGACACCAAACCCCGCAGACCCGCCCCGTTCTCCTCCTTCTGCTCACCGCACACCCTCCCAgacaggggaggggcctgggtgtCATGCAGAGCTGTGTGGGTGTGGACttagtagaaaatataaaagatcttGTGTGATACATGAGGGACAGGAGATTCTAAACCATTGGAGTTTTATAAATCTTTGCTGCTATCATAGTATTGTGGCTTCCTCATATTAAGATGAAATTCCAACACTAATGCACAAAAATCACATGCTCCTGCCCCTGTCTTCCTCGGTTTTTAAACCCTGACAAGTCTGTTACTGGGAGGAGTaggacaggcccagagagggctggAGACGGGAGCAGGTCTAGGATGAGCCGCATCCCAGATGCCCAGGGGGTCAGAAAGGATGGGTCTTTGGAGGTCACTCCCGGACAACTCCCCCTTATTCAGAGGGGaacccagggcaggaggggaaaaGGCTGTCTCAGAAGTTCTTCCTCCCAAGGAGAGGCTGAGCCAATGCAGACCCCACTCCCTTCTCAGGGTCCCTCCCACTGGACTCCTAGACTAAGCACCTGCCTTGttccctcccctgggcctggCTCCCTGGTGAGTTGAGATGGCTCCTGGGTGTCCTGCTCAAGGAGGGGGGACAGACCCGGCCCCTCCACCCATCAGCTCTGGTCCCTCCTTCCCGCCTGGACCTCagacacctccctcccctctgaaCACCACAGAGGTCACAGCTGCCCCATCCCCAGGGCCCCAGAAGCCACGTGGACCCCACCCTTAATGtccaccctgctccctgctcctcttGGGAGCAGACCCCTCCCTCAATATTGGCAAAAGGATTGAGATGAGTCTTGAAGACTCTCTGGGATCAGGGTAAATGATTCCATCACCCACTGGGTCAGGAcctgggggtgaggggatgggaCACCCAGGGGTTCTGATTCTGAGAAGGAGACAtcaggaggtgggtgggtgggggcatcTGTCCTCTACCCTCAGTCTCCTCATGTTTCTTCTGAGGTTCACCCACATGTCATTCCACCCTCTCTGCTCTGCACCCTGACTGAGACTTCGGGGGGGGTGCTCAGGGGTGGGAGGTCCTGTCTATTTCCACCTCATGGCTGGACCCTCCCCTGGggcccatccccttccccccttcATTCCTTGTTGTCCCAGAGCTCTCCTGGGGCAGGGCCCTGAGCTGACCCTTTGAGTTCAGAGAGGATGGGGTCACGGTCCTCACCTGACACCACGAGTTCCAGGGGGTCACTGGGCAGTGACAACAGGTAGGGGGAGGTGCTGAGTGAGCCGTAGCACCTGTAGGTCCCCCCGTGGGCTGAAGTCACAGAACTCATGAAGAATTCAGCCTGGAACCCTTGAGCTGTGTACTTTGATCGGAGACGCAGGGGGGCATCGGCTGTCCCCTCCTTGGTCAGAAGGAACGTGTCCATCAGGCTTCGTGACTGACACAGCAGGGTCATGTTCTTTCCTGAGGCCACCATGGGGCCCAGCTGCACCGAGAGGGAGGGTCTGTCAAGGAGCTGTcctagagagaggaaggaggggtgggggcagcccccACCTCATTCTGAGCTGAGACCTCCCAAGGGCCTCACTCTGAAGACCCTCAGtgtctctgcctgtctctgtgaTCTCTGaatctccccatcccccaccacccCTGTCTCTCTGTCCTTGTTGGtccctgagacccccacccctcatctgGCCGTCAGCCCCTGGGGGCTCCTTGGGCAGGGCCTGTGCAGAGTCTGGGTCCCTCCCTGACCCTGCTGGGCTCCTCACCTGTGATCAGGATGTCCAGGGGGTCACTGGGAGCCGACCACTCGGAGGAGAGGTTGTGTCCACTGTAGCATCTGTACCGGCCCCCGTGGGAGCCGTTCACAGGGCCCAGGGGGAATTCGGCCTGAGacagcccagcctggggctgcCGGCCAGGGCGCTGGAGGAGGACACCTCCCCTCTCCTGGGACAGAGCGAATCTGTCATAGCCGACATCAGAGTGACACTGGAGGGTCAGGTTCTGTCCAGGGGCCAGGACAGGGCCCTGCGGGGTGAGCAGGGAGGGCTTCCTAGACACACCTGGGGAGAAGGACACGCCATGGGCTGCAGGGGCTGGTCCCTCCAACACCTCCCATGTCCTGTCCTGGTCCTGCAGGTCCCACTGTCTCTCTCACTCTGGGTCTGTGGCCCTGGGAACCTTTGTTTCCTCACCACCCCTCCAACCTCAGGCTCCCTTGGAAGCAAGGCTCACAGTGACAGTTTTGGGGTCTAAAAAAGTGAACAAGGTAGGATGAAATCTCTTTACCTGAGACCAGTAGCTCCAGGGGGTCACTGGGTTCCGACCACACCTGTGGGGAGTTCCTGTAATAGCCATAGCATGTGAACATCCACCTGTGGCTGGGGGTCACGGGGCCCATAGGGAACAGGGCCTGGTACTGCCCATAGGAGATTCGCTGTGAGTCCCGGGTCCAAGAGAGCTTGTGTCCTTCCTCAATGAGAATGAACATGCCAAGTACAACCTGTGAGACACACTGGAGGGTCACGTTCCCTCCTGGGGTCACAACAGGGCTCGGCAGGGCTGAGAGGGTGGGTTTGCCGTAGGATCCTaggagagaaggaggcagctgTGTTCAATGGGGCTCACACCTCCCACATCaccccccagggctgggctgtgaGAGGGAGACACCCCTGAGGGCAGATCCTGGGGCTGGGACCCCTGAGGGTCCCCTCACCTGTCACCACCAGCACCAGGGGGTCACTGGGCTCTGACCATCCAGCAGGGCTGTAACAGTAACAGCGATACTGCCCAATGTAGTGGTCTGTCATGGATGAGATGTTGAACTTGGCCTTGTTCCCAGGCTCCAGTGGTTTCTGTGTGTCCCAGGGCCCTGATATTCCATCTTTCTCCAGATGATACTCCTTGGCATACAGGCTCCCCTGACACCAGATGGTAGCAGGGCTTCCCCAGGTGATCACAGAGTCTGGCTCAGCCCAGAGGGTGGGTTTGGGGAGGATCCCTGGAAGGAAATCAGAGGCTGGGTCCCAAGACATCCCCACCCCTCAGATCCCAGCTCTCAGCCCAGGACCTTCCAGACGTCCCCATCCCTCAGCCCAGAACTGCTGTTCCCCATCCCCAGCTGCCCAGGGGTGTCCCCTTGTCCCGAGTGAGGGGACACCTGGGACAGCTGGGGACAGACTCACCTGCCTGCACGCTGGTCCTGGGGTCCAGACTCAGCCCTGGAAGAGAGTTCCCTTTGAAAGATTTATTCCCTGAAGGCTGAGCACGTCCTGTCCTTCCCAGGAGCCTCCTGAGCCCCTGGGGTCTCCTGCTAGAGCAGGGCGTGGCTGTGGGGTGGGGTCCCTCCCAGACCaggtctcccctcccctcttcccatcTCACCGAGGCAGAGCAGGACCATGAGGGTGGGGGTCATGGGGTCTCCTCCCAGTGGCCCCGGTTGTGCAGATGGATGAGACCACGGCTCCCGCAGGACAGAGAGGCACACAGGGTGTGGCCACTTGGAGGCTGGGTCCTTCTCGTCATGAGGTTGTCATATCAGCAGCCCCACAGGAAGAGGAACTTTCTAAGAGCCCAGCTCTGGTTTCCCCAGGGCTGGAGTGTGCACCGGCCTCTCTGGAGACATTTCAGACAGAAATGGGGTCTCCCCTGATCCGCTGTCTCTCTGGTCTTAACTCCTTCCTGCCCAAGTATCAGCACATATTTATAGGGTTTGCCATGTGCCTGACCATGGAAATGCAGCAATGACCCAATAGAAGGAAAGTTTGAGTTTGCAGAGACTAAAGCAGATACCCAGTGTGGTAGCTTCCTgttgctgctctaacaaattactACAAGGTTACAGGCTTAAGACAACATAGATTGGTTATCTTAGAGTTCTGGCTGTCAGAGGTCCACAAGGCGTCTCTCTGGCCTGTCATCAGTTGTCatcagggctgtgttccttctggaggctccagggagagTCTGTTCTCTTACCTCCTCAAGCGTCTGCA
It encodes:
- the LOC138374840 gene encoding leukocyte immunoglobulin-like receptor subfamily A member 6 isoform X2, giving the protein MTPTLMVLLCLGLSLDPRTSVQAGILPKPTLWAEPDSVITWGSPATIWCQGSLYAKEYHLEKDGISGPWDTQKPLEPGNKAKFNISSMTDHYIGQYRCYCYSPAGWSEPSDPLVLVVTGSYGKPTLSALPSPVVTPGGNVTLQCVSQVVLGMFILIEEGHKLSWTRDSQRISYGQYQALFPMGPVTPSHRWMFTCYGYYRNSPQVWSEPSDPLELLVSGVSRKPSLLTPQGPVLAPGQNLTLQCHSDVGYDRFALSQERGGVLLQRPGRQPQAGLSQAEFPLGPVNGSHGGRYRCYSGHNLSSEWSAPSDPLDILITGQLLDRPSLSVQLGPMVASGKNMTLLCQSRSLMDTFLLTKEGTADAPLRLRSKYTAQGFQAEFFMSSVTSAHGGTYRCYGSLSTSPYLLSLPSDPLELVVSARHPRDYTVENLVRLGVAGLILVALGILLFQDWHSQRRHQDEAQR
- the LOC138374840 gene encoding leukocyte immunoglobulin-like receptor subfamily A member 6 isoform X1: MTPTLMVLLCLGLSLDPRTSVQAGILPKPTLWAEPDSVITWGSPATIWCQGSLYAKEYHLEKDGISGPWDTQKPLEPGNKAKFNISSMTDHYIGQYRCYCYSPAGWSEPSDPLVLVVTGSYGKPTLSALPSPVVTPGGNVTLQCVSQVVLGMFILIEEGHKLSWTRDSQRISYGQYQALFPMGPVTPSHRWMFTCYGYYRNSPQVWSEPSDPLELLVSGVSRKPSLLTPQGPVLAPGQNLTLQCHSDVGYDRFALSQERGGVLLQRPGRQPQAGLSQAEFPLGPVNGSHGGRYRCYSGHNLSSEWSAPSDPLDILITGQLLDRPSLSVQLGPMVASGKNMTLLCQSRSLMDTFLLTKEGTADAPLRLRSKYTAQGFQAEFFMSSVTSAHGGTYRCYGSLSTSPYLLSLPSDPLELVVSGPSSAPPLLPTGPPVRAARHPRDYTVENLVRLGVAGLILVALGILLFQDWHSQRRHQDEAQR